From Humisphaera borealis, the proteins below share one genomic window:
- a CDS encoding serine/threonine-protein kinase, with protein MAEPVKVPDGPCPPQPTSDETLDVESPAGIPSHAPHAFEQNSPRKRQDSSTPASVAAEPSMAGQNTIDVGDKTFVRGVTSPASAMHSGSGRKQFGEYELVRELARGGMGVVYEAVQTRLKRTVAVKMILSGEFASDEQIQRFFAEARSVANLDHPNIVPVYEVAEQNGQHFFSMKLVDGGSLSSRLYTYNGQFRKSAEMLEKVARAVHHAHQRGVLHRDLKPGNILLDRDGEPMVTDFGLAKIVADDSNVTRSDAVVGTPAYMAPEQVLGARYTTTSTDIWALGVILYQLLTQTQPFKGETSHETLKLVMETEPVRPRQADPRVPRDLETICLKCLQKDQPRRYATADALAADLRRFLAGEPVEARPVSTPERLWRWCRRNPGLATTGAVAIFAAAAAIVILSVSVAVISDREQKANKLANDNADLLKSERALSRARERDNVNLRLEQAVRQCDLDAGVGLLMLARVLQEAEAIDAPDLAMSTRLQLSAWGGAIHPLQCIVRHEAAGAGGVQLVALSADGSIAYTAGADNRIRAFATATSQPIGEPLNCNKPASAMGVVPATGVLLIGFRDGTSRWWHPDPQHALPAATPFHGDGKSITQMAFSAGSGRVLTCGQDGLARLWDVRTGRQIGGDLNHCGPVAVCAMSEYANRIATGGEDGSLRLWEMTTAKPVGEALQLGRIWGLSFRDLFHQVVVVTQNAAMIYDAKDARAHSMLRQPPAFTFAMTMSPDGLRAVGAELGNVARVISLSGPMETRVPLRHGSNVTAQAFSADGKSVITGSGDGLARVWRVADDRYSSEGPPAGAPAAVLSRSGKFIATVTNDGGVKFADARTGKTVAVLADKSQVVSIAISTDDNFVLGGSSDDTASLWDVRTQRRIGEPATVGDLVRIVAFSSDGRTVLMSGFNGNVQLRRAADFSLIGEPIEHEQLKVAAFSPDGRWVVTAGDDGTARIWPVEGPRVPAKELHHDARIWAVAFSPDGTRLATGGQDGVANLWDIASARTIGQPMAHQEEVQIVAFSPNGQWLATGEPGRVVRLWDATTGLARRQPIALSDRPEAVAFSDDGSRLIVGALDGSVVLWDVAGHRAIGPTLRRQSSITAVAFVPGGDAAMIATVGGDVRLQPVRPIPGKPADVAGWARALTGVELDESGAVRVQEYRAAN; from the coding sequence ATGGCCGAACCGGTGAAAGTTCCTGACGGGCCTTGCCCGCCCCAGCCTACGTCCGACGAAACGCTCGACGTTGAATCGCCGGCGGGAATCCCGTCGCATGCTCCTCACGCCTTCGAGCAGAACTCGCCGCGCAAGCGCCAGGATTCGTCAACGCCGGCTTCGGTCGCCGCCGAGCCCTCGATGGCCGGACAGAACACGATTGATGTCGGCGACAAGACGTTTGTCCGAGGTGTCACTTCGCCGGCCTCGGCGATGCATTCGGGGTCGGGTCGAAAGCAGTTCGGTGAGTACGAGCTGGTGCGCGAGCTGGCCCGCGGCGGGATGGGGGTCGTCTACGAAGCGGTGCAGACGCGGCTGAAGCGCACCGTCGCCGTCAAGATGATTCTGTCCGGCGAGTTCGCCAGCGACGAGCAGATACAGCGGTTCTTCGCCGAGGCGCGGAGCGTTGCCAACCTCGACCACCCCAACATCGTCCCGGTGTACGAGGTTGCCGAGCAGAACGGCCAGCATTTCTTCAGCATGAAGCTGGTGGACGGCGGCAGCCTGTCGAGCCGGCTCTACACGTATAACGGCCAGTTCCGCAAATCCGCCGAGATGCTGGAGAAAGTCGCCCGTGCCGTCCATCACGCCCATCAGCGCGGCGTGCTGCACCGTGATCTCAAGCCCGGCAACATCCTGCTCGACCGCGACGGCGAGCCGATGGTGACCGACTTCGGTCTGGCCAAGATCGTTGCCGATGACAGCAATGTCACCCGGTCCGACGCCGTCGTCGGCACGCCCGCGTACATGGCACCCGAGCAGGTGCTGGGGGCCCGCTACACGACCACGTCCACCGACATCTGGGCACTGGGCGTCATCCTGTACCAGTTGCTCACCCAGACGCAGCCGTTCAAGGGGGAAACGTCGCACGAAACGCTCAAGCTGGTCATGGAGACCGAGCCGGTCCGACCGCGGCAGGCCGACCCGCGCGTGCCGCGCGACCTGGAAACCATCTGCCTCAAGTGCCTCCAGAAGGACCAGCCACGCCGTTACGCCACGGCCGACGCACTGGCGGCGGACCTGCGGCGATTCCTGGCCGGAGAACCGGTCGAGGCCCGGCCGGTCAGCACGCCTGAACGCCTGTGGCGGTGGTGCCGGCGCAATCCGGGCCTGGCGACCACCGGTGCCGTGGCGATCTTCGCGGCGGCGGCGGCGATCGTCATCCTGTCGGTGTCGGTCGCGGTCATCTCCGACCGCGAGCAGAAGGCCAACAAGCTCGCCAACGACAACGCCGACCTGCTCAAAAGCGAACGCGCCCTCAGCCGTGCCCGCGAACGCGACAACGTGAACCTGCGGCTGGAACAAGCGGTCCGGCAGTGCGATCTTGACGCCGGCGTGGGCCTGCTGATGCTCGCCCGCGTTCTGCAGGAGGCCGAGGCGATCGACGCCCCGGACCTGGCGATGTCGACGAGGCTGCAACTGTCGGCGTGGGGCGGCGCGATCCATCCGCTGCAATGCATCGTCCGCCACGAAGCTGCCGGTGCGGGCGGCGTGCAACTGGTCGCGCTGTCGGCCGACGGATCGATCGCCTACACCGCCGGCGCGGACAACCGCATTCGCGCTTTTGCGACGGCGACGTCGCAGCCGATCGGCGAACCTCTCAACTGCAACAAGCCCGCGTCGGCAATGGGGGTCGTCCCTGCGACAGGCGTTCTACTGATCGGTTTCCGCGACGGCACGTCGCGATGGTGGCATCCCGATCCGCAGCACGCATTGCCCGCCGCCACGCCTTTCCACGGTGACGGCAAATCGATCACGCAGATGGCGTTTTCCGCCGGCTCGGGGCGCGTGCTGACATGTGGCCAGGACGGCTTGGCCCGGTTGTGGGACGTTCGCACGGGCCGGCAGATCGGCGGTGACCTGAATCATTGCGGTCCGGTCGCGGTGTGCGCCATGTCCGAATACGCCAATCGCATCGCGACCGGCGGCGAGGACGGATCGCTCCGACTGTGGGAGATGACGACCGCGAAGCCGGTGGGCGAGGCGCTGCAGCTGGGACGGATCTGGGGACTTTCGTTCCGCGACCTGTTTCACCAGGTCGTCGTCGTCACCCAGAACGCGGCGATGATCTACGATGCCAAAGACGCCAGGGCACATTCGATGCTGCGGCAGCCCCCGGCGTTCACGTTCGCCATGACGATGTCGCCGGACGGCTTGCGAGCGGTCGGAGCGGAACTGGGCAACGTGGCCCGCGTCATCAGCCTGTCAGGACCGATGGAGACCCGCGTGCCGCTGCGTCACGGCAGCAACGTGACGGCACAGGCCTTCAGTGCAGACGGCAAGTCGGTCATTACCGGTTCTGGTGACGGCCTGGCGCGGGTGTGGCGTGTCGCCGATGACCGCTACAGTTCGGAAGGCCCGCCCGCCGGTGCCCCTGCGGCGGTGCTGAGCCGCAGCGGCAAGTTCATCGCCACCGTGACCAATGACGGCGGCGTGAAGTTCGCCGACGCCCGTACGGGCAAGACCGTCGCAGTTCTGGCTGACAAAAGCCAAGTCGTTTCGATCGCGATCAGCACGGACGACAACTTCGTCCTCGGTGGAAGCTCGGACGATACCGCGAGCCTGTGGGATGTCCGAACGCAGCGCCGGATCGGCGAGCCGGCGACAGTGGGCGACCTGGTGCGAATTGTCGCCTTCAGCTCCGACGGCCGCACGGTGCTGATGAGTGGTTTCAACGGCAATGTGCAACTGCGACGGGCGGCAGATTTTTCGCTCATCGGCGAACCGATCGAGCACGAGCAACTCAAGGTGGCCGCGTTCTCGCCGGACGGCAGATGGGTCGTTACCGCCGGCGATGACGGGACGGCCCGCATCTGGCCCGTGGAAGGACCGCGCGTCCCCGCCAAAGAACTTCACCACGATGCACGCATCTGGGCGGTCGCGTTCAGTCCCGATGGCACCAGGCTGGCGACCGGCGGACAGGACGGCGTGGCCAACCTGTGGGACATCGCCTCGGCCCGCACGATCGGCCAGCCGATGGCTCATCAGGAGGAAGTGCAGATCGTCGCGTTCTCGCCGAACGGGCAGTGGCTCGCGACCGGAGAGCCCGGTCGCGTGGTGCGGCTGTGGGACGCGACCACCGGCCTTGCCCGCCGTCAACCGATTGCGCTATCGGACAGACCCGAGGCCGTCGCGTTCAGCGACGACGGGTCACGGCTGATCGTTGGTGCCCTCGACGGCTCGGTTGTGCTGTGGGACGTCGCGGGGCATCGCGCTATCGGCCCGACACTGCGGCGGCAGTCCAGCATCACAGCGGTGGCATTCGTTCCCGGCGGGGACGCGGCGATGATCGCCACCGTCGGCGGCGACGTTCGGTTGCAACCCGTACGGCCCATCCCCGGAAAGCCTGCCGATGTCGCCGGCTGGGCCCGCGCCCTGACCGGCGTGGAACTGGACGAATCGGGCGCGGTGCGGGTACAGGAGTACCGCGCGGCGAATTGA
- a CDS encoding DUF2721 domain-containing protein produces MSDNPFAVLTLIGAPAILTNASSLLALGTSNRFARAVDRQRQLSSLLEKDNGKMDQVEANLRLTQLHWAEARGQLLLKALTSIYLSLGAFAAASLLSLMGALIGDRAAYVSFAAGILAILAGLVGVGGLVAGSVRLVRETRIALQSLKDEAAFTTKRFESRHLPPV; encoded by the coding sequence ATGTCCGACAACCCGTTCGCCGTGCTGACGCTCATTGGTGCACCGGCGATCCTGACCAATGCGTCGTCGTTGCTGGCCCTGGGGACCAGCAACCGATTCGCCCGTGCGGTCGATCGGCAGCGGCAACTCTCTTCGTTGCTGGAGAAGGACAACGGGAAGATGGATCAGGTCGAGGCCAACCTTCGTCTCACGCAACTCCACTGGGCCGAAGCCCGGGGGCAACTGCTGCTGAAGGCACTGACAAGCATTTACCTGTCGCTCGGTGCTTTTGCCGCCGCCAGCCTGCTGTCGCTGATGGGGGCGCTCATTGGGGATCGTGCGGCGTATGTCAGTTTCGCCGCGGGGATACTGGCGATACTCGCCGGACTTGTTGGCGTCGGCGGGCTTGTCGCCGGCAGCGTTCGCCTGGTCCGGGAGACGCGCATTGCACTGCAGAGTCTGAAGGACGAAGCGGCGTTCACGACGAAGCGGTTCGAGTCGCGACATCTGCCGCCGGTGTAG
- a CDS encoding CDP-alcohol phosphatidyltransferase family protein: protein MTEVADGDPNSPAAGARRPIKARSSRWASALANELVRRNVKPNTISMASVAFAAVGALGLVLTRAEVPPWLAGLLYLLAIVGIQGRLICNLLDGMVAVEGGKGGPTGEVFNDLPDRLADPILLAAAGYGIGITTGVELGWLAAIGAILTAYVRVLGRSIGAGTYFLGPMAKQHRMALLTAACVVAAVVAWFHDSARRWVMYGALLLIVVGCVFTILRRLGFIFRDMRAKGAKL, encoded by the coding sequence ATGACCGAAGTCGCCGACGGTGACCCAAACTCCCCCGCCGCCGGCGCGCGGCGGCCGATCAAGGCACGGTCTTCGCGATGGGCGTCGGCGCTAGCCAACGAACTGGTCCGCAGAAACGTCAAGCCCAACACGATCTCGATGGCCAGCGTTGCCTTCGCCGCCGTCGGGGCGTTGGGACTTGTGCTTACAAGGGCCGAGGTACCGCCCTGGCTCGCCGGCCTGCTCTACCTGCTGGCGATCGTTGGCATCCAGGGCCGGCTGATCTGCAACCTGCTCGACGGCATGGTCGCCGTCGAAGGCGGCAAGGGCGGGCCGACCGGCGAAGTGTTCAACGACCTCCCCGACCGCCTGGCCGACCCGATCCTCCTTGCGGCGGCGGGCTACGGCATCGGCATTACCACCGGCGTCGAACTCGGCTGGCTCGCTGCGATTGGCGCGATCCTGACGGCTTATGTCCGCGTCCTCGGGCGGTCCATCGGCGCGGGAACGTACTTCCTCGGACCGATGGCAAAACAGCACCGCATGGCACTGCTGACCGCGGCCTGCGTCGTCGCCGCAGTCGTTGCGTGGTTCCACGATTCCGCCCGGCGATGGGTGATGTATGGCGCACTGCTGCTGATCGTCGTCGGCTGCGTGTTCACGATCCTCCGGCGGTTGGGGTTCATCTTCCGCGACATGCGGGCCAAAGGAGCGAAGCTGTGA
- a CDS encoding BtpA/SgcQ family protein, which translates to MPTPPFLPVWSSVAKPVIGMLHLPPLPGSPRYGGDMPKLRDALLRDADALAEGGVHGLMIENFGDVPFYPGRVPAYVVAQMTALAAEIRRRVVQLPLGINVLRNDGQSALAIAHAVGAAFIRVNVLCGGRLADQGILQAIAHDLLRERAMLKADVKILADVDVKHSAPLAPRPLADEIDDTLHRGLADGLVVSGAGTGKTTDPDKVVDAKGYAKDVPVFVGSGVTARTVPHYTNYADGFIVGTAFKKDGDPRNAVEVARVKELIEKL; encoded by the coding sequence ATGCCCACTCCCCCCTTCCTGCCCGTCTGGTCCTCCGTCGCCAAACCTGTGATTGGCATGTTGCACCTGCCGCCGCTGCCGGGGTCACCGCGGTATGGCGGCGACATGCCAAAACTGCGCGACGCACTGCTGCGCGATGCCGACGCGCTCGCCGAGGGCGGAGTTCACGGGCTGATGATTGAGAACTTCGGCGACGTCCCCTTCTATCCCGGCCGCGTGCCGGCCTACGTCGTCGCACAGATGACCGCGCTTGCCGCGGAAATCCGCAGGCGCGTCGTGCAGCTTCCCCTGGGCATCAACGTCCTTCGCAACGACGGCCAATCGGCGTTGGCCATCGCCCATGCGGTGGGGGCGGCTTTCATCCGAGTCAATGTGCTTTGCGGCGGACGGCTGGCCGACCAGGGCATCCTGCAGGCGATCGCCCACGACCTGCTCCGCGAGCGGGCGATGCTCAAGGCCGATGTAAAAATCCTGGCCGATGTCGACGTCAAACACTCTGCCCCGCTCGCCCCCCGCCCGCTTGCCGATGAGATCGACGACACCCTGCACCGCGGGCTGGCCGACGGCCTGGTCGTCAGCGGTGCCGGCACCGGCAAAACCACCGACCCCGACAAAGTCGTCGACGCCAAGGGCTACGCGAAGGACGTCCCCGTCTTCGTCGGCAGCGGCGTCACCGCACGCACGGTGCCCCATTACACCAACTACGCCGACGGCTTCATCGTCGGCACCGCATTCAAGAAAGACGGCGACCCCCGAAACGCAGTCGAAGTGGCGAGAGTTAAAGAGCTGATCGAGAAGCTGTGA
- a CDS encoding DUF3748 domain-containing protein, whose protein sequence is MPDRQITFAPHGHLLTNTAVWSPDGRRIVYDVRSDRDGSVFDGTRIESVDVETGEIAVLYQSRNGAGCGVATWHPTEPRVVFILGPEHPTADWAYGASRRQGVVVDAANPGVAVPLDARDLVPPFTPGALRGGSHVHVFNAEGSLVSFTYDDQYLSRFSEPGIDHDISLRNVGVSVVGKPVAVPKSHPRNHDGSAFSVLVTRTTANPTPGGDDYRKAYEEGWIGVRGYQQADGSWRRHALAFLGDVVNADGRPATEVFVADLPDDLSQPGDGPLAGTETRLPSPPTGVMIRRLTRTADRRYPGVQGVRHWVRSSPDGAQLAVLMRDNAGVAQLNLVSTRDGALRQLTHHATDVASAFTWSPDGRYIAYINGGCVCRAEVASGATYRLTEPDAEISRVPLPLACVWSPDGRRVAYQRRVRIASGNEYNQIFVADVP, encoded by the coding sequence ATGCCCGACCGCCAGATTACCTTCGCCCCGCACGGTCACCTTTTGACCAACACCGCCGTCTGGTCGCCGGACGGACGGCGGATCGTCTATGACGTGCGCAGTGATCGCGACGGATCGGTGTTCGACGGGACACGCATTGAATCGGTCGATGTCGAAACCGGGGAGATCGCGGTCCTGTACCAATCGCGGAACGGTGCCGGCTGCGGTGTCGCAACCTGGCATCCGACCGAACCGCGGGTGGTCTTTATTCTGGGGCCGGAGCATCCGACGGCCGACTGGGCCTACGGCGCGTCCCGACGGCAGGGCGTGGTGGTCGATGCCGCGAATCCCGGCGTCGCCGTTCCGCTGGATGCCCGCGATCTTGTGCCGCCTTTCACCCCTGGCGCCCTTCGCGGCGGCTCGCACGTGCATGTTTTCAATGCCGAAGGTTCGCTCGTCAGCTTCACCTACGACGACCAGTACCTCTCGCGATTCTCCGAACCGGGGATTGATCATGACATCAGCCTGCGCAACGTTGGCGTCAGCGTTGTCGGCAAGCCCGTAGCGGTACCGAAATCGCACCCGCGGAATCACGACGGCTCGGCGTTCTCGGTCCTGGTAACGCGGACAACCGCCAACCCCACCCCCGGCGGCGACGACTACCGCAAGGCGTATGAGGAAGGCTGGATCGGCGTCCGCGGTTATCAACAGGCAGACGGCTCATGGCGGCGGCATGCGCTGGCGTTTCTCGGCGACGTGGTCAACGCCGACGGCCGGCCGGCGACGGAGGTCTTTGTCGCCGATCTGCCGGACGACCTGTCGCAACCCGGCGACGGACCGCTGGCGGGCACGGAGACTCGACTCCCCTCGCCGCCTACAGGTGTAATGATTCGCCGCCTGACGCGCACCGCGGATCGCCGGTATCCCGGCGTGCAGGGTGTGCGGCACTGGGTTCGCTCGTCGCCGGATGGGGCGCAACTCGCCGTCCTGATGCGCGACAATGCCGGCGTCGCGCAGCTGAACCTCGTGTCGACCCGCGATGGAGCATTACGGCAGCTGACGCACCACGCGACCGATGTCGCGTCGGCGTTTACCTGGAGTCCGGACGGTCGGTACATCGCTTACATCAATGGTGGCTGCGTCTGCAGGGCCGAGGTGGCCAGCGGCGCGACGTATCGTCTGACGGAGCCGGACGCCGAGATCAGCCGAGTTCCACTGCCGCTGGCTTGCGTGTGGAGCCCGGACGGCCGCCGCGTCGCCTATCAGCGGCGGGTACGGATCGCTAGCGGAAACGAGTACAACCAGATCTTCGTTGCCGACGTGCCATGA
- a CDS encoding lysophospholipid acyltransferase family protein translates to MIAGLLRLVTGAQARWKGSDPVRPDGVIPQRIFFANHTSNLDAPVIWAALPTPVRRMTRPVAAKDYWEAGPIRRKIARDVFRAVLIERKKVTRENNPLRIMEEAMESGDSLIIFPEGTRATDDDATVGEFKPGLWHLAKKRPDVELVPVYLENLNRILPKGDFILVPLLAAVTFGTPIRPNEGEDKPTFLARARESVATLRRRAEDGK, encoded by the coding sequence GTGATTGCAGGATTGCTCAGGCTCGTCACCGGTGCGCAGGCCCGCTGGAAAGGCTCGGATCCCGTCCGCCCGGACGGCGTCATTCCGCAGCGGATCTTCTTCGCCAACCACACCAGTAATCTTGATGCCCCGGTCATCTGGGCGGCGCTGCCGACACCCGTTCGGCGGATGACCCGCCCCGTCGCCGCGAAGGATTACTGGGAGGCCGGCCCCATCCGCCGCAAGATCGCCCGCGACGTCTTTCGCGCCGTGCTGATCGAACGCAAGAAGGTCACCCGCGAGAACAACCCGCTCCGCATCATGGAAGAGGCGATGGAGTCCGGCGATTCACTGATCATCTTCCCCGAAGGCACCCGCGCCACCGACGACGATGCCACCGTAGGCGAGTTCAAACCCGGGCTCTGGCACCTGGCCAAGAAACGCCCGGACGTGGAACTGGTACCGGTCTACCTCGAGAACCTCAACCGCATTCTGCCCAAGGGAGACTTCATCCTCGTCCCCCTTCTTGCGGCGGTCACCTTCGGAACGCCCATCCGCCCGAACGAAGGCGAGGACAAGCCGACGTTCCTGGCCCGCGCCAGAGAGTCGGTCGCCACGCTGCGCCGGCGGGCGGAAGACGGCAAGTAG
- a CDS encoding glycosyltransferase family 2 protein: MSELAETSSTSSDKTTPVVTLSPAEPMARDWKQPRIGILVVAYNAENTLRGVLHRIPEPIVRKIDEIFIFDDASSDNTAAVGRACRDELPHAKISVFKNPVNLMYGGNQARGYIYAMEQNLDIVVLLHGDGQYAPEVMQDLLTPLEKGEAECVMGSRMMVKGAALKGNMPMYKYVGNKVLTYMENKLIGTKLSEFHSGYRAYSVHALKKLPLGRLTFNWHFDTQIIIELLKKNFRIKEVPIPTYYGDEICHVNGVVYAMNCVKEAVRYCLFDRWKRPRNGQRDRNAALPSPSRPQEQSPADLQARAGTAT, encoded by the coding sequence TTGTCAGAACTCGCTGAAACCTCGTCCACCAGCTCGGACAAGACGACACCCGTTGTCACGCTGAGCCCGGCCGAGCCCATGGCCCGCGACTGGAAGCAGCCGCGAATCGGCATTCTCGTTGTTGCTTACAACGCCGAGAACACCCTGCGTGGCGTTCTGCACCGCATTCCCGAGCCGATCGTCCGGAAGATCGACGAGATCTTCATTTTCGACGATGCCAGTTCCGACAACACCGCCGCCGTCGGCCGCGCCTGCCGCGACGAACTGCCCCACGCCAAGATTTCGGTCTTTAAGAACCCCGTCAACCTGATGTACGGCGGCAACCAGGCCCGCGGCTACATCTACGCGATGGAGCAGAACCTGGACATCGTCGTGCTGCTGCACGGCGACGGCCAGTACGCCCCGGAAGTGATGCAGGATCTGCTCACGCCCCTGGAAAAGGGTGAAGCCGAGTGCGTCATGGGCAGCCGCATGATGGTCAAGGGTGCGGCGCTCAAGGGCAACATGCCGATGTACAAGTACGTCGGCAACAAGGTCCTGACGTACATGGAGAACAAGCTGATCGGAACGAAGCTCAGCGAGTTCCATTCCGGCTACCGGGCCTATTCGGTTCATGCCCTTAAGAAACTGCCCCTAGGCCGTCTGACGTTCAACTGGCACTTCGATACGCAGATCATCATCGAGCTGCTGAAAAAGAACTTCCGCATCAAGGAAGTGCCGATCCCGACCTACTACGGCGACGAAATCTGCCACGTGAATGGCGTCGTTTACGCCATGAATTGTGTGAAGGAAGCCGTCCGCTACTGCCTGTTCGACCGCTGGAAACGCCCCCGCAATGGCCAACGCGACCGCAACGCCGCACTACCGAGTCCATCACGACCCCAAGAGCAGTCACCAGCAGATCTCCAGGCTCGTGCGGGAACTGCGACGTAG